GGGagcggggcagccccggccccgcacTCACACCTCCCCGCCAGGCCCGGCCGGCAGAAGGATACTGAAGACGGTGCGCTCCCAGGGTTCCAGCATGTAGAGCGCGGTGACCAGCAGGTACTGGTAGTACAGCCACGACATCTGCTTCCACGCCGAGCCCAGCGCCATGGCGCTCCCCCGCCCGCCAGCGGCCCCGCGCCGGGCCCAGGCCGAGCGGAGACGGGGGCGGCGCAGCCGGGACCGCCCTCCCCTGGCCCCGCCCTGGGCCCAGCCGGCCGCGCTGCCGGCAAGGAGGCGCCGCGGCCTGTGGGGGTTGAACGGGACGCTGCCCGCGCTCCCGGAGCGGGGGAGAACGGTGGGATTGCACAGCGTTTCCCCGGTTCTCCCCGCTGAATGCCGACATCGGGCCCGATCTGATTAAATTATACGGCTGACCCTGAACCTGGTAACCTCCCGGCCCGAGTCACGCCGAG
This sequence is a window from Serinus canaria isolate serCan28SL12 chromosome 5, serCan2020, whole genome shotgun sequence. Protein-coding genes within it:
- the SPTSSA gene encoding serine palmitoyltransferase small subunit A encodes the protein MALGSAWKQMSWLYYQYLLVTALYMLEPWERTVFNSMLVSIVGMALYTGYVFMPQHIMAILHYFEIVQ